One Campylobacter sputorum genomic window, AAGATTTTAAAAACTCACTTTTAAAATCAAATTTTGTTTCGATTATGAATTCCTTATTTTTATAAGTAAATTCTAGTTTTGAAGCATGTAGACAAAGTCTTTTTGCACCGCAAAATTTTATTCTCTCATTTGTGTTTAATTTTTCATCCATTATTGTTTCAACTATTTTTGTTCCAAGCCCATATAAAGGCTCCCCTAAAATTTTATGTTTCACATGAAACAAATGCAAACGAATTTGATGCTGACGCCCAGTTAATGGAATAGCCTTAATTAAAGTAGTATTAATTTTATCATAAAACTCAATAGGAATAAATTTAGTCAAAGCAGTTTTTCCACTTTTATTTATTTGCATTCTTATCTTTACTTCACTATTCTCATCACTTTTTGCTATAGATTCATCAACTATAAACTCACTCTCGATTTTTCCTTTGACAAGTGCTATATATTCTTTTTTAACTGCCCTACTTTCAAACATTGTTTTAAATTCTTTACTTATATTTGAATTTTTGCAAACCAAAATCAAACCACTTGTTTCTTTATCTAATCTATGAGCAACACACGCACTTTTACCATAAAGATACCAAATTTCATCATATAGATTATAGCTTGAATTTCTTCCATTTGGATGAGATAAAATACCACTTGGTTTGTCAAAAACTACAAATTCATCACTTTCAAAAACAGGTTTTAAACCTTTTGGATTGCACTCATAATCTATTAAAAAAATTTCTCCATTTAATATATCATTTTTTACTTTTACAAGTTTATCATTACAAAACACCCTGCCCTTATCTATAAGTTGTTGAGATTTTGCTTTTGAAAATCCATTGTTAATTAAAACTTCATAAGCTTTTAAATTTTTAACTTCATCAATTTTTATTTTTTTATAAGGCATATTAATTTTTATATTGATTATTGATACGAATATTATTTGCGTGAGTTAAAGCTATAGCTATTGCATCTGTAACATCAAGAGGTTTTATATCTTTATTTATACCAAGTATTTTTTTTACCATAAATGCAACCTGCTCTTTTGTCGCTTTTGCTTTACCTGTAACTGCTTTTTTAACTTGAAGTGGCGTATATTCTGTAAAATTACCATGAATTTGAATTATTTTAAGGCTAAGAGCGCCACGAAACTGAGCTAGTTTTAAAACTGTTTTT contains:
- a CDS encoding RluA family pseudouridine synthase, whose translation is MPYKKIKIDEVKNLKAYEVLINNGFSKAKSQQLIDKGRVFCNDKLVKVKNDILNGEIFLIDYECNPKGLKPVFESDEFVVFDKPSGILSHPNGRNSSYNLYDEIWYLYGKSACVAHRLDKETSGLILVCKNSNISKEFKTMFESRAVKKEYIALVKGKIESEFIVDESIAKSDENSEVKIRMQINKSGKTALTKFIPIEFYDKINTTLIKAIPLTGRQHQIRLHLFHVKHKILGEPLYGLGTKIVETIMDEKLNTNERIKFCGAKRLCLHASKLEFTYKNKEFIIETKFDFKSEFLKSLKI
- the ruvC gene encoding crossover junction endodeoxyribonuclease RuvC produces the protein MKILGIDPGTRNCGYAIVEKSNLKISLIEAGLIKIKPDILQHQISELCEGLDIVMKNHKINEVAIEDIFFAYNPKTVLKLAQFRGALSLKIIQIHGNFTEYTPLQVKKAVTGKAKATKEQVAFMVKKILGINKDIKPLDVTDAIAIALTHANNIRINNQYKN